The Rhodocytophaga rosea genome has a segment encoding these proteins:
- a CDS encoding phytoene desaturase family protein: MLEKREFDAVVVGSGPNGLAAAITMQQAGLSVLLVEVKHTIGGGMRTAELTLPGFKHDICSAIHPLGADSPLFKTLPLQQFGLEYIYPPVAAAHPFDDGTAALLYQSVEATAATLGIDAEAYRKLINPLSKDWPKLGPTLLGPLQVPPPNFLAMARFGLSGILPATTLANIKFKGKLAKGLFAGMAAHSILPLSFTTTAALGLVLTLLGHSKGWPLPKRGTQQIANALGAYFISIGGKIETNFQVNSLNQLPSSHAVLFDITPRQLLKIAGHTFSPLYKWQLQQFKYGLGVFKIDYALDGPIPFKNEMCKHAGTLHLGNTIEEIAAGEEAIYQGKNPEKPFVLLAQQSLFDSTRAPAGKHTLWAYCHVPNGSTVDQTNAIENQIERFAPGFKERILVRHVMNTADIETYNSNYIGGDINGGRQDITQLFTRPALRFSPYKTSRKGLYICSSSTPPGGGVHGMCGYHAARTALKDIFNIKIGLIPEKARL; this comes from the coding sequence TTGTTAGAAAAAAGAGAGTTTGATGCAGTGGTAGTGGGAAGTGGCCCTAATGGATTGGCTGCTGCTATTACCATGCAGCAAGCCGGACTCTCAGTATTACTTGTAGAAGTGAAGCATACGATTGGAGGAGGGATGCGTACTGCCGAACTTACATTACCTGGCTTTAAGCATGATATTTGTTCGGCTATCCATCCACTGGGCGCAGATTCTCCTTTATTCAAAACGCTGCCTTTACAGCAGTTTGGTCTTGAATATATATATCCACCGGTGGCTGCTGCCCATCCTTTTGACGATGGAACTGCCGCATTATTATACCAGTCCGTGGAGGCTACGGCTGCTACTTTGGGAATAGATGCAGAAGCTTATCGGAAGTTAATCAATCCGCTTTCTAAAGACTGGCCAAAGCTGGGGCCGACGCTGCTTGGGCCATTGCAGGTGCCGCCTCCCAATTTTCTGGCAATGGCCAGATTCGGATTGTCAGGTATATTGCCTGCTACTACTCTGGCCAATATCAAATTCAAAGGGAAACTGGCCAAAGGCTTATTTGCTGGAATGGCTGCCCATTCCATATTGCCCTTATCATTTACCACAACTGCTGCTCTAGGTTTGGTACTCACTCTACTGGGGCATAGCAAAGGATGGCCTTTACCCAAAAGAGGTACCCAGCAGATTGCCAATGCCTTAGGTGCATATTTTATATCGATTGGGGGAAAAATTGAGACTAATTTCCAGGTGAATTCTCTCAACCAGTTACCTTCATCCCATGCTGTTCTGTTTGATATTACGCCCAGGCAACTGTTGAAAATTGCCGGACATACGTTTTCACCTTTATACAAATGGCAACTTCAACAATTTAAGTATGGATTGGGTGTATTTAAGATCGATTATGCGCTGGATGGACCTATTCCTTTCAAAAATGAAATGTGCAAACATGCTGGAACCCTACACCTGGGAAATACCATAGAAGAGATTGCTGCCGGAGAAGAAGCCATTTATCAAGGCAAAAATCCCGAAAAACCATTTGTATTATTGGCCCAGCAAAGCCTGTTTGATTCCACCCGGGCACCAGCAGGAAAGCATACACTCTGGGCCTATTGCCATGTTCCCAACGGCTCTACTGTTGACCAGACCAACGCCATCGAAAATCAGATTGAGCGCTTTGCGCCGGGTTTTAAAGAGCGGATATTAGTCAGACATGTCATGAATACAGCGGATATAGAGACCTACAATAGCAATTATATAGGTGGTGATATCAATGGGGGCCGTCAGGACATTACCCAGCTTTTTACCCGTCCTGCCTTACGTTTTTCACCATACAAAACTTCCCGAAAAGGACTCTATATCTGTTCATCATCTACCCCTCCTGGCGGTGGTGTTCATGGTATGTGTGGCTATCATGCTGCCAGAACTGCTTTGAAGGATATATTCAATATCAAAATTGGATTAATACCTGAGAAAGCAAGACTTTAA
- a CDS encoding SemiSWEET transporter — translation MFSIFSIETVGLIAGALTTVSFVPQVIKTWRSRSAKDLSLSMFTLFCAGLILWLIYGIALSSLAIIIANAFTLVLAICLLVFKFTFKN, via the coding sequence ATGTTCTCCATATTTTCCATAGAAACAGTAGGCCTGATTGCAGGAGCACTAACTACAGTTTCTTTTGTACCACAAGTGATCAAAACATGGCGTTCAAGGTCAGCCAAAGATTTATCCCTCAGCATGTTTACTTTATTCTGTGCAGGCCTGATCTTATGGCTTATTTATGGAATCGCCTTATCTTCTCTTGCCATCATTATTGCCAATGCCTTTACACTGGTATTGGCGATCTGCCTGCTCGTTTTTAAATTCACTTTTAAGAACTGA
- a CDS encoding ATP-binding protein: MHLILFIGIPGSGKSTFYFQHFFHTHMRVNLDMLRTRNRENRLLEFCFQTQMPLVVDNTNVQLEERKKYIDAAKQHKFKVSGYYFESSLQASLERNAKRTGKQQVSEKGLKAKYYQLQIPEKTEGFDELFYVRVQDNFTFDISPWKDEV, from the coding sequence ATGCACCTCATTCTGTTTATTGGAATACCCGGAAGTGGAAAAAGTACTTTCTATTTTCAGCATTTTTTCCATACTCATATGCGGGTGAATCTGGATATGCTTCGCACCAGAAACCGGGAGAACAGGTTGCTTGAGTTTTGTTTTCAAACCCAGATGCCTCTGGTCGTGGATAATACCAATGTACAGTTGGAGGAGAGAAAGAAATACATAGATGCAGCAAAACAACATAAGTTTAAAGTGAGTGGATATTATTTTGAATCCAGCCTTCAGGCAAGCCTTGAGCGGAATGCAAAGCGTACTGGTAAACAGCAGGTGAGTGAAAAAGGGTTGAAGGCGAAGTATTACCAGTTGCAAATCCCGGAAAAGACGGAAGGATTTGATGAATTATTTTACGTACGTGTTCAAGACAATTTTACTTTTGACATAAGCCCCTGGAAAGATGAAGTTTGA
- a CDS encoding HAD family hydrolase, whose product MNNTIFEAVIFDMDGVVIDTRKPIEAFWIALGNKHQIAITQELMETRIHGCPARQTINALFGNLSEAQKEEIFEEGEEFETSMEYIAMAGVKSLLQSLKANQIPTALVTSSLRPKVDKVINHLALEGLFEVIVTSDLVKIGKPDPACYVMAAEKLGKNPASCVVFEDAVSGVKAAIGAGMLTVGVGTGMQEKLLKETGAIDCKPDFHNVAIRNHKNSLELVVSNHLSLELSASQYITR is encoded by the coding sequence ATGAATAACACAATTTTTGAAGCGGTTATTTTTGATATGGACGGGGTTGTGATAGATACCCGTAAACCCATTGAGGCATTCTGGATAGCATTGGGCAATAAGCATCAGATAGCCATTACACAGGAACTAATGGAAACCAGGATTCATGGCTGCCCGGCCAGGCAAACGATCAATGCTTTGTTTGGGAATTTATCAGAGGCTCAAAAAGAGGAAATATTTGAAGAAGGCGAAGAGTTTGAAACCTCCATGGAATATATCGCTATGGCAGGGGTAAAATCATTACTTCAAAGCCTGAAAGCCAATCAGATTCCTACTGCCCTCGTCACTAGTTCGCTCCGGCCAAAAGTTGATAAAGTAATAAACCATCTGGCTCTCGAAGGCTTATTTGAAGTAATTGTTACATCAGACCTGGTAAAAATAGGAAAACCCGATCCAGCCTGTTATGTAATGGCTGCTGAAAAATTAGGTAAAAATCCTGCCAGCTGTGTCGTGTTTGAAGATGCAGTGAGTGGTGTAAAAGCAGCAATCGGCGCAGGCATGCTTACCGTAGGGGTGGGCACTGGCATGCAAGAGAAATTACTCAAAGAAACCGGTGCGATAGATTGTAAACCTGATTTCCATAATGTAGCCATCAGAAATCATAAGAATTCCCTTGAGTTAGTTGTTTCAAACCATCTGTCACTTGAACTTTCTGCCAGTCAGTATATCACAAGATAA
- a CDS encoding sugar phosphate isomerase/epimerase family protein, which yields MNISRRTFLKNSTLALAGTTLLAREGFAFKSKELIGVQLYSIRDDMKKDPLGTLKQLASMGYKHVEHANYVDRKFYGYGAKEFKKILDDLGLKMPSGHTVMSKDHWDDTKKDFTDKWKYTVEDAATLGQQFVISPSMSETVRRNYDELLRFMELFNKSGELCKKSGMKFGYHNHDFEFSEKLNNLTLYDIILKNTDPKLVMQQLDIGNMVNGGGEAMEVLKRYPGRFESMHVKDEIKSESKEHGTYESTVLGTGLINVKEVIDWGRKSGGTIHFIIEQESYQGKTPLECVREDLKVMKKWGYIS from the coding sequence ATGAACATTTCGAGACGGACATTTTTAAAAAATAGTACCCTTGCCTTAGCCGGAACTACCTTACTGGCTAGAGAGGGGTTTGCTTTTAAATCCAAAGAACTCATTGGCGTTCAGCTTTATTCCATACGGGATGATATGAAAAAAGACCCGCTGGGTACGTTGAAACAATTGGCTTCAATGGGTTACAAACACGTAGAGCATGCCAATTATGTAGACCGGAAATTCTATGGCTATGGCGCTAAAGAATTTAAAAAAATACTGGATGATCTGGGCCTAAAAATGCCGAGCGGCCATACAGTAATGAGCAAAGACCATTGGGATGATACCAAGAAAGACTTTACGGACAAATGGAAATATACTGTAGAAGATGCAGCTACCCTTGGTCAACAATTTGTGATCAGTCCCTCTATGAGTGAAACGGTACGTAGAAATTATGATGAACTGCTGCGCTTTATGGAACTGTTTAACAAAAGCGGCGAACTTTGTAAAAAATCCGGAATGAAGTTTGGCTACCATAACCACGATTTCGAGTTCAGCGAGAAGCTCAACAACTTAACCCTGTATGATATTATCCTGAAAAATACAGACCCTAAACTGGTAATGCAGCAACTGGATATTGGTAATATGGTAAATGGCGGCGGAGAAGCGATGGAAGTGCTGAAAAGATACCCTGGTCGTTTTGAATCCATGCACGTAAAAGACGAGATTAAATCTGAGAGTAAAGAACATGGGACCTACGAAAGCACAGTTCTGGGAACTGGCCTGATCAATGTAAAGGAAGTAATTGACTGGGGACGTAAATCCGGAGGAACTATACATTTTATTATTGAACAGGAATCTTATCAGGGAAAAACGCCGCTTGAGTGCGTAAGAGAAGATTTGAAGGTGATGAAAAAATGGGGATATATTTCCTGA